Proteins found in one Pseudoxanthomonas sp. SL93 genomic segment:
- the ftsZ gene encoding cell division protein FtsZ produces MAHFELVEKMAPNAVIKVVGVGGGGGNAVAHMVSSSVDGVEFITANTDSQAIKNCGAKLQLQLGSNVTKGLGAGANPEVGRQAALEDRERIIDALDGADMVFITAGMGGGTGTGAAPVVAQLAKEMGILTVAVVTKPFPFEGRRRMQVALKGIEELSHHCDSLITIPNEKLITVLGRNATMIQAFRAANDVLLGAVQGIADLIVRPGLINVDFADVRTVMSEMGLAMMGTGSARGDDRAQAAAESAIQNPLLDDVNLSGANGILVNITAGPDFTMAEFDEVGRTIEGFASEDATVVLGTVLDPDMQDEVRVTVVATGLNRAVVRQPVGRNSDLREPMRAPIKLVRDATTGMPIDDGFGMDAVSAATSGLGLRRGSAAQASAPASAPVAADLPNDYLDIPAFLRRQAD; encoded by the coding sequence ATGGCACATTTCGAACTGGTTGAGAAGATGGCCCCGAATGCGGTGATCAAGGTCGTTGGCGTGGGCGGCGGTGGCGGCAATGCCGTGGCGCACATGGTCAGCAGCAGCGTGGACGGCGTGGAGTTCATCACCGCCAACACCGATTCGCAGGCGATCAAGAACTGCGGCGCCAAGCTGCAGCTGCAGCTGGGCAGCAACGTCACCAAGGGCCTGGGCGCGGGCGCGAATCCGGAAGTGGGCCGCCAGGCCGCGCTGGAAGACCGTGAGCGCATCATCGACGCGCTGGACGGCGCCGACATGGTCTTCATCACCGCCGGCATGGGCGGCGGCACCGGTACCGGTGCGGCGCCGGTCGTGGCGCAGCTGGCCAAGGAGATGGGCATCCTGACGGTCGCCGTGGTGACCAAGCCTTTCCCGTTCGAAGGCCGTCGCCGCATGCAGGTGGCGCTGAAGGGCATCGAGGAATTGAGCCACCACTGCGATTCGCTGATCACCATCCCGAATGAAAAGCTGATCACCGTGCTGGGCCGCAACGCCACGATGATCCAGGCGTTCCGTGCCGCCAACGACGTGCTGCTCGGCGCCGTGCAGGGCATCGCCGACCTGATCGTGCGTCCGGGCCTGATCAACGTCGACTTCGCCGACGTGCGCACCGTGATGAGCGAGATGGGCCTGGCCATGATGGGCACCGGTTCGGCACGCGGCGACGACCGCGCGCAGGCCGCTGCCGAGTCGGCCATCCAGAACCCGCTGCTGGACGACGTCAACCTGTCGGGCGCCAACGGCATCCTGGTCAACATCACCGCCGGCCCGGACTTCACCATGGCCGAGTTCGACGAAGTGGGCCGCACCATCGAAGGCTTCGCTTCGGAAGATGCCACCGTGGTGCTGGGCACCGTGCTGGACCCGGACATGCAGGACGAGGTGCGCGTGACCGTGGTCGCCACCGGCCTGAACCGGGCCGTGGTGCGCCAGCCGGTGGGCCGCAACAGCGACCTGCGCGAGCCGATGCGCGCGCCGATCAAGCTGGTCCGCGACGCCACCACCGGCATGCCGATCGACGACGGCTTCGGCATGGATGCGGTCAGTGCCGCCACCAGCGGCCTGGGCCTGCGTCGTGGTTCCGCTGCGCAGGCGTCCGCGCCCGCCTCGGCACCGGTCGCCGCCGACCTCCCCAACGACTACCTGGACATCCCGGCGTTCCTGCGCCGCCAGGCGGACTGA
- the ftsA gene encoding cell division protein FtsA produces the protein MNRKGDKSLIVGLDIGTSKVTALVGEYAPGNPIEVIGIGSHESRGLKRGVVVDIESTVQSIQRAVEEAELMAGCEIRSVYASISGNHVQCRNSPGIVPIRDGEVTWGDLDRVLEAAKAVAIPADQKILHAIPREYKLDNSQEGIRNPVGMTGVRLEVDAHLVFCAQSAAANISKCVQRCGLQIDDLIFSSLASSVAVLTSDERELGVVLVDMGAGTTDLAVFVQGAICHTASLPIAGDQVTNDIAHMLRTPTPEAEQIKVRYACALAQLATAEESIQVPSVGDRPPRRLPRHSLAQAVQQRYEEIFEMVQAELRRSGFEERVRAGMVLTGGASKMEGVVELAEEMLQMPVRVGIPQHVTGLGEVVGNPVHATGVGLLLMGSQIEHPRRPSLPTGKAGSWFKKLQNWYRGEF, from the coding sequence ATGAATCGCAAGGGTGACAAATCGCTGATCGTCGGACTGGATATCGGCACCTCCAAGGTGACGGCGCTGGTCGGCGAGTACGCCCCGGGCAATCCGATCGAAGTGATCGGCATCGGCTCGCATGAGTCGCGCGGATTGAAGCGCGGCGTGGTGGTGGACATCGAATCGACGGTGCAGTCCATCCAGCGCGCGGTGGAGGAAGCCGAGCTGATGGCGGGCTGCGAGATCCGTTCGGTGTACGCATCGATCTCGGGCAACCACGTGCAGTGCCGCAATTCGCCCGGCATCGTGCCCATCCGCGATGGCGAAGTGACCTGGGGCGACCTGGATCGCGTGCTGGAGGCCGCCAAGGCGGTGGCGATCCCGGCGGACCAGAAGATCCTCCATGCCATCCCGCGAGAGTACAAGCTGGACAACTCCCAGGAAGGCATCCGCAATCCGGTCGGCATGACCGGCGTGCGCCTGGAAGTGGACGCGCACCTGGTGTTCTGCGCGCAGTCCGCGGCCGCCAATATCAGCAAGTGCGTGCAGCGCTGCGGACTGCAGATCGACGACCTGATCTTCTCTTCGCTGGCGTCGAGCGTGGCCGTGCTGACCAGCGACGAACGCGAACTCGGCGTAGTGCTGGTCGACATGGGTGCGGGCACCACCGACCTGGCGGTCTTCGTGCAGGGCGCGATCTGCCACACCGCGTCGCTGCCGATCGCCGGCGACCAGGTGACCAACGACATCGCGCACATGCTGCGTACACCTACGCCGGAAGCCGAGCAGATCAAGGTGCGTTACGCCTGCGCGCTGGCCCAGCTGGCCACTGCCGAGGAAAGCATCCAGGTACCCAGCGTCGGCGATCGTCCGCCGCGCCGCCTGCCGCGCCATTCGCTGGCGCAGGCCGTGCAGCAGCGCTACGAGGAGATCTTCGAGATGGTGCAGGCCGAGCTGCGCCGTTCCGGTTTCGAAGAGCGCGTGCGCGCCGGCATGGTGCTGACGGGCGGCGCGTCGAAGATGGAAGGCGTGGTCGAGCTGGCCGAGGAAATGCTGCAGATGCCGGTGCGCGTGGGCATCCCGCAGCACGTCACCGGGCTGGGCGAAGTGGTCGGCAATCCGGTGCATGCCACCGGCGTCGGCCTGCTGCTGATGGGCAGCCAGATCGAACACCCCCGCCGTCCGTCATTGCCCACGGGCAAGGCGGGCAGCTGGTTCAAGAAACTGCAGAACTGGTACCGCGGCGAGTTCTGA
- a CDS encoding cell division protein FtsQ/DivIB, with amino-acid sequence MNAALRIVTWLIAIALVALPVVAVVNGWIGAERWPLTRLRVQGEFARVDAAQLRQVVLPYAQRGFFAVRLSDAQKAVEKLPWVERAEVRKRWPDVMEIRIVEHKPFARWGQDRLLSEHGRLFPMPKELRTLKLPQLGGPDSQVQEVTALYNESRQLFAPMGLDVHTLVMDRRGSWSLQLGNGTEVVVGRADARPRLGRFARMLPQLLANQAQPLERADLRYTNGFALSWGRAQTGQQDGGNAEGGALPPGQPASAPALPAPATQQGNT; translated from the coding sequence ATGAACGCCGCATTGCGCATCGTCACCTGGCTGATCGCCATCGCGCTGGTCGCGTTGCCGGTGGTTGCCGTGGTGAACGGCTGGATCGGCGCCGAACGCTGGCCGCTGACCAGGCTGCGCGTGCAGGGCGAGTTCGCGCGCGTGGACGCCGCGCAGCTGCGCCAGGTCGTGTTGCCGTACGCGCAGCGCGGCTTCTTCGCGGTGCGCCTGTCCGATGCGCAGAAGGCGGTGGAGAAACTGCCGTGGGTGGAGCGCGCGGAAGTACGCAAGCGCTGGCCCGACGTGATGGAAATCCGCATCGTCGAACACAAGCCGTTCGCGCGCTGGGGCCAGGACCGCCTGCTGTCCGAGCACGGACGCCTGTTTCCGATGCCCAAGGAGCTGCGCACGCTCAAGCTGCCGCAGCTGGGCGGGCCGGACTCGCAGGTGCAGGAAGTGACCGCGCTCTACAACGAATCGCGCCAGCTGTTCGCACCGATGGGTCTGGACGTGCACACGCTGGTGATGGACCGCCGCGGCAGCTGGTCGCTGCAACTGGGCAACGGTACCGAAGTCGTGGTCGGGCGCGCCGACGCGCGTCCGCGTCTGGGCCGCTTCGCACGCATGCTGCCGCAGCTGCTGGCCAACCAGGCGCAACCGCTCGAGCGTGCCGATCTCCGCTACACCAACGGATTCGCGTTGAGCTGGGGCAGGGCACAGACAGGACAACAGGATGGGGGAAATGCAGAGGGCGGTGCTTTGCCGCCCGGGCAACCGGCTTCCGCTCCGGCACTTCCCGCTCCCGCTACTCAACAGGGCAATACATGA
- a CDS encoding D-alanine--D-alanine ligase, giving the protein MSATTFPALRITDPAGFGRVAVLLGGTSTEREVSLDSGRNVLEALQARGVQAFAVDGIPALVDAIREGKVDRVFNILHGNRGGGEDGVLQGLLDALGVPYTGPGVLGSALTMDKIRTKQVWMAEGLPTPRFVRIAPGADMTAAARSLGLPVFVKPSSEGSSVGVFRILDEADLAPAAAFAADYPRELLMEQMVQGEEFTVGIVGGVVLPSVRIVPAGDWYDYHAKYIADDTQYLCPGLEGDDEDAIRKLALAAFHAAGCSGWGRVDVMLDRVHGFQLIEVNTAPGMTSHSLVPKAAGKAGVGFEELCWRILEQTLPGVAG; this is encoded by the coding sequence ATGAGCGCGACCACCTTCCCGGCCCTGCGCATCACCGACCCGGCCGGCTTCGGGCGTGTCGCCGTGCTGCTGGGCGGCACCAGCACCGAGCGCGAGGTGTCGCTGGATTCCGGCCGCAACGTGCTGGAAGCGCTGCAGGCGCGCGGCGTGCAGGCGTTCGCGGTTGACGGCATTCCCGCGTTGGTCGATGCCATCCGTGAAGGAAAGGTCGACCGCGTGTTCAACATCCTGCACGGCAACAGGGGCGGGGGCGAGGACGGCGTGCTGCAGGGCCTGCTGGATGCGCTGGGCGTGCCGTACACCGGCCCCGGCGTGCTGGGGTCCGCGTTGACGATGGACAAGATCCGCACCAAGCAGGTGTGGATGGCCGAAGGCCTGCCCACGCCACGCTTCGTGCGCATCGCGCCCGGCGCCGACATGACGGCGGCCGCGCGCTCGCTGGGCCTGCCGGTTTTCGTGAAGCCTTCCAGCGAAGGCTCCAGCGTCGGTGTGTTCCGCATCCTCGACGAGGCTGACCTGGCGCCGGCTGCCGCGTTCGCGGCGGATTATCCCCGCGAACTGCTGATGGAGCAGATGGTGCAGGGCGAGGAGTTCACGGTCGGCATCGTGGGCGGCGTGGTGCTGCCGTCGGTCCGCATCGTGCCCGCCGGCGACTGGTACGACTACCACGCCAAGTACATCGCGGACGACACCCAGTACCTCTGCCCGGGTCTCGAGGGAGACGATGAAGACGCCATCCGCAAGCTGGCGCTGGCCGCCTTCCACGCCGCCGGCTGCAGCGGCTGGGGTCGGGTGGACGTGATGCTCGACCGCGTGCACGGCTTCCAGCTGATCGAGGTCAACACGGCGCCGGGCATGACCAGCCACTCGCTGGTACCCAAGGCGGCGGGCAAGGCGGGCGTGGGCTTCGAAGAACTGTGCTGGCGCATCCTCGAACAGACATTGCCGGGGGTCGCGGGCTGA
- the murC gene encoding UDP-N-acetylmuramate--L-alanine ligase translates to MMAAARERRLQHTGNLAKEFRRVHFVGIGGSGMSGIAEVLCTLGYEVSGSDNADNAATRRLTALGARVMRGHNASNVLGTDCVVVSSAIRQDNPELMEARSQRIPIVPRAAMLAELMRFRRGIAVAGTHGKTTTTSLAAAVLSEGGLDPTFVIGGQLLAAGANAKLGDGQWLVAEADESDGSFLRLNPLISIVTNIDADHLENYGNDFERVKAAFAEFLQRLPFYGLAVLCIDDPEVAAIAAETPRHVMSYGFAENADVRAEDVEQEAGRMRFTLRLPEDASIRVSLALPGRHNVQNALAAAAVGWQLGVSPENIAAALEKFAGIGRRFNDLGEIATPQGARVQLVDDYGHHPRELAAVFAAARGGWPHKRLVVAFQPHRYSRTRDQFDAFAAVLSEADALVLSEVYPAGETPIAGADSKSLARAIRARGRNEPVVVSQVAELIDVLPDVLQDGDLLLMMGAGDIGHIAPHIAAHGFEGKEGA, encoded by the coding sequence ATGATGGCTGCCGCACGCGAGCGTCGCCTGCAGCACACGGGCAACCTGGCGAAGGAATTCCGCCGGGTGCATTTCGTCGGCATCGGCGGCTCGGGCATGAGCGGCATCGCCGAAGTGCTGTGCACGCTGGGCTACGAAGTCTCCGGCTCGGACAACGCCGACAATGCCGCGACCCGCCGCCTGACCGCCCTGGGCGCGCGCGTGATGCGCGGCCACAACGCGTCCAACGTGCTCGGCACGGACTGCGTGGTGGTGTCCAGCGCGATCCGCCAGGACAACCCCGAGCTGATGGAAGCGCGCAGCCAGCGCATTCCCATCGTCCCGCGTGCAGCGATGCTGGCCGAACTGATGCGCTTCCGCCGCGGCATCGCGGTGGCGGGCACGCACGGCAAGACCACGACCACCAGCCTGGCCGCCGCGGTGCTGAGCGAGGGCGGCCTGGACCCGACGTTCGTGATCGGTGGGCAACTGCTGGCCGCGGGCGCCAACGCGAAGCTGGGTGACGGCCAGTGGTTGGTCGCCGAAGCCGACGAGAGCGATGGCAGCTTCCTGCGCCTGAACCCGCTGATCTCCATCGTCACCAACATCGACGCCGACCACCTGGAAAACTACGGCAACGACTTCGAACGCGTGAAGGCGGCGTTCGCCGAATTCCTGCAGCGCCTGCCGTTCTATGGCCTGGCGGTGCTGTGCATCGATGATCCTGAAGTGGCCGCGATCGCCGCCGAGACTCCGCGCCACGTGATGAGCTACGGCTTTGCCGAGAACGCCGACGTGCGCGCCGAGGACGTCGAACAGGAGGCCGGACGCATGCGCTTCACGCTGCGCCTGCCGGAAGACGCCAGCATCCGCGTCAGCCTGGCGTTGCCCGGCCGCCACAACGTGCAGAACGCGTTGGCCGCCGCCGCCGTCGGTTGGCAGCTGGGCGTGTCGCCGGAAAACATCGCCGCCGCACTGGAGAAGTTCGCCGGCATCGGCCGCCGTTTCAACGACCTGGGCGAGATCGCCACGCCGCAGGGCGCGCGCGTCCAACTGGTCGATGACTACGGACACCACCCGAGGGAGCTGGCGGCGGTGTTCGCCGCTGCCCGTGGCGGGTGGCCGCACAAGCGGCTCGTCGTCGCGTTCCAGCCGCACCGCTACAGTCGCACGCGCGACCAGTTCGACGCGTTCGCCGCCGTGCTCTCCGAAGCCGACGCGCTGGTGCTCAGCGAGGTCTATCCGGCAGGTGAAACGCCGATCGCCGGTGCCGATTCAAAATCGCTGGCGCGCGCCATCCGTGCGCGTGGCCGCAACGAACCGGTGGTGGTCAGCCAGGTGGCCGAGCTGATCGACGTGCTGCCGGACGTGCTCCAGGACGGCGACCTGCTGCTGATGATGGGCGCCGGCGACATCGGCCATATCGCGCCCCACATCGCCGCTCATGGTTTCGAAGGGAAGGAGGGCGCATGA
- the murG gene encoding undecaprenyldiphospho-muramoylpentapeptide beta-N-acetylglucosaminyltransferase, which translates to MSNAGSPVMIMAGGTGGHIFPALSVAKVLRARGVPVVWLGADGAMETRLVPPHGIELDTLAISGLRGKGKLALLGAPVRILRAIRAAGFVLRRRAPRAVVSFGGFAAGPGGVAARLMGAPLLVHEQNRAAGFTNRVLVRMSRRVMTGFPGAFPQREEVVGNPVRDEIAAVAPPAQRFAGREGPLRLLVLGGSQGARALNLAVPKAIASLSATPIDVRHQCGEKLRDEAAKAYADAGVDASVEAFITDMAAAYAWADLVVCRSGASTLAELCAVGVGSVLVPFAQAVDDHQTRNAEYLVERGAAVLLKQDDALAASLADALRDLAAHDAKRRAMADAARALARTDAADRIADIILEEASRDS; encoded by the coding sequence ATGAGCAATGCGGGCTCTCCCGTCATGATCATGGCCGGCGGCACCGGCGGCCACATCTTTCCCGCGCTGTCCGTCGCGAAGGTGCTGCGCGCGCGTGGCGTGCCGGTCGTGTGGCTGGGCGCCGACGGGGCAATGGAAACACGCCTGGTACCGCCGCATGGCATCGAACTGGACACGCTGGCCATCAGCGGGCTTCGCGGCAAGGGCAAGCTGGCGCTGCTGGGCGCGCCGGTACGCATCCTGCGCGCGATCCGCGCGGCGGGTTTCGTGCTGCGTCGCCGTGCCCCGCGCGCGGTGGTGAGTTTTGGCGGGTTCGCGGCCGGGCCGGGCGGCGTGGCGGCACGCCTGATGGGCGCGCCATTGCTCGTGCATGAACAGAATCGTGCCGCAGGTTTCACCAACCGCGTGCTGGTCAGGATGTCGCGCCGCGTGATGACCGGATTCCCTGGCGCATTCCCGCAACGCGAGGAAGTCGTCGGCAATCCCGTGCGCGACGAGATCGCCGCGGTGGCGCCGCCGGCGCAGCGCTTCGCGGGTCGCGAGGGTCCGCTGCGGCTGCTGGTGCTGGGCGGAAGCCAGGGCGCGCGCGCATTGAACCTGGCCGTGCCCAAGGCCATCGCGTCGCTGTCCGCCACGCCCATCGACGTGCGCCACCAGTGCGGCGAGAAGCTGCGCGACGAAGCCGCCAAGGCGTATGCAGACGCGGGTGTGGACGCCAGCGTGGAAGCCTTCATCACCGACATGGCGGCCGCCTACGCGTGGGCCGACCTGGTGGTGTGCCGCTCGGGCGCATCGACGCTGGCCGAGCTGTGCGCCGTCGGCGTGGGCAGCGTACTGGTTCCGTTCGCCCAGGCCGTGGACGATCACCAGACCCGCAACGCCGAATACCTGGTCGAGCGCGGCGCGGCCGTGCTGCTGAAGCAGGACGACGCCCTTGCCGCGTCGCTGGCGGATGCGCTGCGCGACCTGGCGGCCCATGACGCCAAGCGCCGCGCGATGGCCGACGCCGCCCGCGCACTCGCCAGAACCGATGCGGCCGACCGCATCGCCGACATCATTCTTGAGGAAGCAAGCCGTGATTCGTGA
- the ftsW gene encoding putative lipid II flippase FtsW: MNDTPRQATRLEAIGGRFDPWLLGAMLALASLGVVMVASSSIYQASSPFYYLLRHVMFLLVGMGLAYWVMRTELKSIEARNHLLLLGCVVLLLLVFVPGLGVSVKGAHRWITLGVSNFQVVEAVKVFFIVWLASYLVRFRDEVNATWTAMLKPLGVVVVLVALLLMQPDFGSSSLLLAITAGMLVLGGVNMPRMFGPVLVGLPILAVIAIAEPYRMRRLTSFADPWADPFGSGYQLTNALMAIGRGEWAGIGLGGSVLKLNYLPEVHTDFIFSVIGEELGFLGICAVVALYALLVGRAFVIGLRCVEMRRHFAGYVAFGVALWIGMQSFVSMGVNLGLLPTKGLTLPLISSGGSSVLMTCVAMGLLLRVSYELERTQRQVALRGEAAQGANDAHPPVAPVSPPPVATAANSISQTLRGTSRLRSRVEPTFERIA, from the coding sequence ATGAACGACACGCCACGCCAAGCGACGCGACTGGAAGCCATCGGGGGCCGTTTCGACCCCTGGTTGCTCGGCGCCATGCTGGCGCTGGCGTCGTTGGGCGTGGTGATGGTGGCGTCCAGTTCCATCTACCAGGCCAGCAGCCCGTTCTACTATTTGCTGCGCCACGTGATGTTCCTGCTGGTGGGCATGGGCCTGGCGTACTGGGTGATGCGCACCGAGCTGAAGAGCATCGAGGCACGCAACCACCTGCTGCTGCTCGGCTGCGTGGTGCTGCTGTTGCTGGTGTTCGTGCCCGGCCTGGGTGTCAGCGTGAAGGGCGCGCATCGCTGGATCACCCTGGGCGTATCCAACTTCCAGGTGGTGGAAGCGGTGAAGGTGTTCTTCATCGTCTGGCTCGCCAGTTACCTGGTGCGCTTCCGCGACGAGGTCAATGCGACGTGGACCGCGATGCTGAAGCCGTTGGGCGTGGTGGTGGTGCTGGTCGCGCTGCTGCTGATGCAGCCCGACTTCGGGTCGTCGTCGCTGCTGCTGGCCATCACCGCCGGCATGCTGGTGCTGGGTGGCGTCAACATGCCCCGCATGTTCGGCCCGGTGCTGGTGGGCTTGCCCATCCTGGCGGTGATCGCGATCGCCGAACCCTACCGCATGCGCCGCCTCACCTCGTTCGCCGATCCGTGGGCCGATCCGTTCGGCAGCGGCTACCAGCTGACGAACGCGCTGATGGCGATCGGCCGCGGTGAATGGGCAGGCATCGGACTGGGCGGCTCGGTGCTGAAGCTGAACTACCTGCCGGAAGTGCATACGGACTTCATCTTCTCGGTGATCGGCGAAGAGCTGGGCTTCCTCGGCATCTGCGCTGTGGTGGCCTTGTACGCGCTGCTGGTCGGGCGCGCCTTCGTCATCGGCCTGCGCTGCGTGGAGATGCGCCGGCACTTCGCGGGCTACGTCGCGTTCGGCGTTGCGCTGTGGATCGGCATGCAGAGCTTCGTCTCGATGGGCGTGAACCTGGGGCTTCTGCCGACCAAGGGGCTGACCCTGCCGTTGATCTCGTCCGGCGGTTCCAGCGTGCTGATGACCTGCGTGGCGATGGGCCTGCTGTTGCGCGTGTCGTACGAACTGGAGCGCACGCAGCGCCAGGTCGCGCTGCGGGGTGAGGCCGCGCAAGGTGCCAACGATGCGCACCCGCCCGTTGCGCCAGTGTCGCCGCCCCCGGTGGCTACCGCCGCGAATTCCATCTCGCAGACCCTGCGCGGCACCAGTCGGCTGCGTTCGCGCGTCGAACCCACCTTCGAGAGGATCGCATGA
- the mraY gene encoding phospho-N-acetylmuramoyl-pentapeptide-transferase: protein MLLELARWLQGLESFFGLFGYLTFRGILAALTSLFLSLWLGPAVIRRLGQLKGGQPIRQDGPQTHFSKAGTPTMGGALILMTVLLSVLLWGDLRNKYVWVVLLVMAAFGAIGWYDDWIKIVKRDPNGLKSRWKYLLQSIFGLAAGLYLYLYADVPAATTFYVPFFKSIAMPLAGIGFVAIAYFWIVGFSNAVNLTDGLDGLAIMPTVLVACALGVFAYASGNAVFSSYLQIPPVPGAGELTIICAAIAGAGLGFLWFNTYPAMVFMGDIGALALGAVLGTIAVIVRQELVLVIMGGIFVIETLSVMIQVASFKLTGKRVFRMAPIHHHFELKGWPEPRVIVRFWIISVVLVLVGLATLKVR from the coding sequence ATGCTGCTTGAACTTGCCCGTTGGCTGCAGGGGCTGGAGAGTTTCTTCGGCCTGTTCGGCTACCTGACCTTCCGCGGGATCTTGGCGGCGCTGACGTCGCTGTTCCTGTCGCTGTGGCTGGGCCCGGCGGTGATCCGTCGCTTGGGGCAGCTGAAGGGTGGCCAGCCGATCCGCCAGGATGGTCCGCAGACGCACTTCTCGAAGGCGGGCACGCCGACGATGGGCGGCGCGCTGATCCTGATGACGGTGCTGTTGTCGGTGTTGCTGTGGGGCGACCTGCGCAACAAGTATGTGTGGGTGGTGTTGCTGGTGATGGCGGCGTTCGGCGCCATCGGCTGGTATGACGACTGGATCAAGATCGTCAAGCGCGACCCCAACGGCCTGAAGTCGCGCTGGAAATACCTGCTGCAGTCGATCTTCGGCCTGGCTGCGGGCCTGTACCTGTACCTGTACGCCGACGTGCCGGCCGCCACCACCTTCTACGTGCCGTTCTTCAAGTCCATCGCCATGCCACTGGCCGGCATCGGCTTCGTGGCCATCGCCTATTTCTGGATCGTCGGCTTCTCCAACGCGGTCAACCTGACCGATGGCCTGGATGGCCTGGCGATCATGCCGACGGTGCTGGTGGCGTGCGCGCTGGGCGTGTTCGCGTATGCCTCGGGCAATGCGGTGTTCTCCAGCTACCTGCAGATCCCGCCGGTGCCGGGCGCAGGCGAGCTGACCATCATCTGCGCCGCGATCGCGGGCGCGGGGCTCGGCTTCCTGTGGTTCAACACCTATCCGGCCATGGTGTTCATGGGCGACATCGGCGCGCTTGCGCTCGGCGCCGTGCTGGGCACCATCGCGGTGATCGTGCGCCAGGAACTGGTACTGGTGATCATGGGCGGCATCTTCGTCATCGAAACGCTGTCGGTGATGATCCAGGTGGCGTCGTTCAAGCTGACCGGCAAGCGCGTGTTCCGGATGGCGCCGATCCACCACCACTTCGAACTGAAGGGCTGGCCGGAACCGCGCGTGATCGTGCGCTTCTGGATCATCTCCGTCGTGCTGGTCCTCGTCGGCCTGGCCACGCTGAAGGTGCGCTGA
- the murF gene encoding UDP-N-acetylmuramoyl-tripeptide--D-alanyl-D-alanine ligase, with protein sequence MKRLPLSLLAHWAGGELVGDDLVIGTLAHDTRALVPGSLYVALRGERFDGHDFAYDAAMRGASAVLVDHAVKVDVPQVIVPDTLLALARIAAGLQRDHVEKVVAITGSNGKTSVKALVVSILQRAGVTYFNPGNRNNEIGLPMAVIDAPDDADFSVYEMGAGKPGDIAYLTDIVTPEVALVNNIAPAHLERMGTLMGVAETKGAIYEALPVDGTAVINADDAFAEYFASRVPDRRILRFGLESSADITARDIRPTADGSQFVLVAPHGEVAVDLHLPGRHNVLNALAAATLAMACGVSLGMIADGLAAAQPVAGRQILHTLPSGAVLIDDSYNANPGSLYAGIDLLAAGGGEGWLVLGDMRELGQDGEALHAEAGRRARAAGIRRLYTLGPLSEAASRAFGEGARSFENHASLVEALRADLHAGVRCLVKGSRGSAMDRIVAALLSTGEDTPHAA encoded by the coding sequence ATGAAGCGTCTTCCCCTTTCCCTGCTGGCGCACTGGGCGGGTGGCGAACTGGTCGGCGACGACCTGGTGATCGGCACGCTTGCGCACGACACCCGCGCGCTGGTGCCGGGCAGCCTGTACGTCGCGTTGCGCGGCGAGCGTTTCGACGGCCACGACTTCGCCTATGACGCCGCCATGCGCGGTGCGAGCGCGGTGCTGGTCGACCATGCGGTCAAGGTCGACGTGCCGCAGGTCATCGTGCCCGATACGCTGCTCGCACTCGCGCGCATCGCCGCGGGCCTGCAGCGCGACCACGTGGAGAAGGTGGTCGCCATCACCGGCAGCAATGGCAAGACCAGCGTCAAGGCGCTGGTGGTGTCCATCCTGCAGCGCGCAGGCGTCACCTACTTCAACCCCGGTAACCGCAACAACGAGATCGGCCTGCCGATGGCGGTGATCGACGCCCCCGACGATGCCGACTTCTCCGTGTACGAGATGGGCGCGGGCAAGCCGGGCGACATCGCCTACCTGACGGACATCGTCACGCCGGAAGTGGCGCTGGTGAACAACATCGCGCCGGCGCACCTGGAACGCATGGGGACGCTGATGGGCGTGGCCGAGACCAAGGGCGCGATCTACGAAGCGCTGCCGGTCGACGGTACGGCCGTCATCAATGCCGACGATGCCTTCGCCGAGTACTTCGCCAGCCGTGTTCCGGACCGTCGCATCCTGCGCTTCGGGCTGGAATCCAGTGCGGACATCACCGCCCGCGACATCCGGCCGACCGCCGACGGCTCGCAGTTCGTGCTGGTGGCGCCGCATGGCGAGGTGGCGGTCGACCTGCACCTGCCGGGACGCCACAACGTGCTCAACGCGCTGGCGGCGGCCACACTGGCGATGGCCTGCGGCGTGTCGCTGGGCATGATCGCAGACGGCCTGGCAGCGGCGCAGCCGGTGGCCGGCCGGCAGATCCTGCACACGCTGCCGAGCGGCGCGGTGCTGATCGACGACAGCTACAACGCCAATCCGGGCTCGCTCTACGCCGGCATCGATCTGCTCGCAGCCGGTGGCGGCGAGGGCTGGCTGGTGCTGGGCGACATGCGCGAACTGGGACAGGACGGCGAAGCACTGCATGCGGAAGCGGGAAGGCGCGCGCGCGCCGCCGGTATCCGCCGCCTCTACACGTTGGGCCCCCTCAGCGAAGCCGCCTCGCGCGCCTTCGGCGAGGGCGCCCGTTCTTTCGAAAACCACGCGTCGCTGGTCGAGGCGCTCCGCGCCGACCTGCACGCCGGCGTGCGTTGCCTGGTCAAGGGGTCGCGCGGCAGCGCGATGGACCGCATCGTCGCCGCACTGCTGTCCACCGGGGAGGACACACCGCATGCTGCTTGA